The following are encoded in a window of Halosolutus halophilus genomic DNA:
- a CDS encoding MGMT family protein, protein MDEVTDAGIYARESTYLDRYVQVGAASGRVLRVSFPERPEEDAAEDHPVLDRIFEYLEGLEEVDFDDVQVALTLPTDQRAVLEQLRGIPYGEQVGVKSLARMTAELDPDDQDDITLVRTALDANPAPILLPDHRVRDGPSAAPPAVEQKLRSIEGL, encoded by the coding sequence ATGGACGAGGTCACCGACGCGGGAATCTACGCGCGGGAGTCGACGTACCTCGATCGCTACGTCCAGGTGGGCGCGGCCAGCGGGCGCGTCTTGCGCGTTTCATTTCCCGAGAGGCCGGAGGAGGACGCGGCAGAGGACCACCCCGTCCTCGACCGGATCTTCGAGTATCTCGAGGGGCTCGAGGAGGTCGACTTCGACGACGTGCAGGTCGCACTGACCCTGCCGACGGACCAGCGTGCGGTGCTCGAACAGCTCCGGGGGATTCCCTACGGCGAGCAAGTCGGCGTGAAGAGCCTCGCCCGGATGACCGCCGAACTCGATCCGGACGACCAGGACGACATCACGCTGGTGCGGACCGCGCTCGACGCCAACCCCGCGCCGATCCTGCTTCCCGACCACCGCGTCCGCGACGGGCCGAGCGCCGCACCGCCGGCGGTCGAACAGAAGTTGCGATCGATCGAGGGACTGTAG
- a CDS encoding 2-amino-3,7-dideoxy-D-threo-hept-6-ulosonate synthase, whose amino-acid sequence MTTSTGIDARLDRIGTDGSYMIIPMDHGLTMGAVTGLKDIESTIDGVTRGGADAVLTQKGIAPRVHDNKNGKGYIVHLNGSTTIGPDEQDKRSTGTVEEAIRVGADAVSFHINVGSDYEPDQITQLSEVTATAERFGMPVLAMAYARGPGVDSEDPEALGHAVRLAEEVGADIVKTGYSGDAESFQHVVESTRLPVVIAGGSKGTDRETVEMVRGVMDAGGAGISMGRSIFQHEDPEAIATAVSGVIHDDLSTDEALSKAGLAIEA is encoded by the coding sequence ATGACCACATCGACCGGAATCGACGCGCGACTCGATCGCATCGGGACGGACGGATCGTACATGATCATCCCCATGGACCACGGCCTCACGATGGGGGCCGTCACGGGGCTCAAGGACATCGAATCGACCATCGACGGCGTGACTCGCGGCGGTGCCGACGCCGTCCTCACGCAGAAAGGGATCGCGCCGCGCGTCCACGATAACAAGAACGGGAAAGGGTACATCGTCCACCTCAACGGCTCGACGACGATCGGTCCCGACGAGCAGGACAAGCGCTCGACCGGGACCGTCGAGGAGGCGATCCGCGTCGGCGCCGACGCGGTTTCCTTCCACATCAACGTCGGGTCGGACTACGAACCCGACCAGATCACGCAGCTCTCGGAGGTCACGGCGACGGCCGAGCGGTTCGGGATGCCGGTGCTGGCGATGGCCTACGCACGCGGTCCCGGCGTCGATTCCGAAGACCCCGAGGCGCTCGGCCACGCGGTTCGCCTCGCCGAGGAAGTCGGCGCCGACATCGTCAAGACGGGCTACAGCGGCGACGCCGAGAGCTTCCAGCACGTCGTCGAGTCGACCCGGCTGCCGGTCGTCATCGCCGGGGGCTCGAAGGGTACCGATCGCGAGACGGTCGAGATGGTCCGCGGCGTGATGGACGCCGGCGGCGCGGGCATCTCGATGGGGCGATCGATCTTCCAGCACGAGGACCCCGAAGCGATCGCGACGGCGGTCTCCGGCGTCATCCACGACGACCTCTCGACCGACGAGGCGCTCTCGAAGGCGGGACTGGCGATCGAGGCCTGA
- the trpA gene encoding tryptophan synthase subunit alpha, whose product MSHESTTDAAIESDVEAAIRENHPALITYITAGDPSLEETKAYVEALDRGGSDLIELGLPFSEPIAEGPTIQAAINRALDAGTTPRGFFELVDDLETEAPLLVMTYYNMILQFGGEPDVRPFVERAAEVGLSGIIVPDLPAEEADPLREACDDHGIDLVFIVAPTTEGERLDRIMSQVSGFAYVQARLGTTGARANVSTATHDSLARLSEYDVPKAVGFGVSEGDHAAEIIEAGADGVIVGSALVDIIAEHGSADSGTESQNTAEHADGDAAAELEAKAAELKRGARRGAADEDAPEPEQP is encoded by the coding sequence GTGAGTCACGAATCGACGACCGACGCGGCGATCGAGAGCGACGTCGAGGCCGCCATCCGCGAGAACCACCCCGCACTGATCACCTACATCACCGCGGGCGATCCCTCGCTCGAGGAGACGAAGGCGTACGTCGAGGCGCTCGATCGCGGCGGCTCGGACCTGATCGAACTCGGTCTGCCGTTCTCGGAGCCGATCGCGGAGGGGCCGACGATCCAGGCGGCGATCAACCGGGCGCTCGACGCCGGCACGACGCCACGGGGGTTCTTCGAACTCGTCGACGACCTCGAGACGGAGGCACCGCTGCTGGTGATGACCTACTACAACATGATCCTCCAGTTCGGAGGGGAACCGGACGTTCGTCCGTTCGTCGAACGCGCGGCGGAGGTCGGCCTCTCCGGGATCATCGTCCCCGATCTCCCCGCCGAGGAGGCCGATCCGTTGCGCGAGGCCTGCGACGACCACGGAATCGATCTCGTCTTCATCGTTGCGCCGACGACCGAGGGCGAGCGACTCGACCGGATCATGTCGCAGGTGTCGGGCTTTGCCTACGTGCAGGCCCGGCTCGGAACGACTGGCGCACGGGCGAACGTCTCGACTGCGACCCACGACAGCCTCGCGCGACTCTCGGAGTACGACGTCCCCAAGGCGGTCGGCTTCGGCGTCAGCGAGGGCGACCACGCCGCCGAGATAATCGAGGCCGGAGCGGACGGCGTCATCGTCGGCAGCGCACTCGTCGATATCATCGCTGAGCACGGCTCAGCGGACTCTGGGACGGAGTCCCAGAATACTGCCGAACACGCAGACGGCGACGCCGCGGCCGAACTCGAGGCCAAAGCGGCGGAGCTGAAACGCGGCGCGCGACGCGGCGCGGCCGACGAAGATGCACCGGAACCAGAACAGCCATAA
- the trpB gene encoding tryptophan synthase subunit beta, with translation MSTSERNRERDSESTFGDYGGQYVPEALMPALQELEDAYERYVLENEDGFLDEFRERIRDFGGRPTPLQRADRLSDRYDREIYLKREDLVHGGAHKLNNALGQVLLAKYMGKERVIAETGAGQHGTATAMAAAHLDVPCEIYMGRTDINRQRPNVYRMRMNGAEVNPVTAGSGTLKEAINETMRDWATTVERTHYVIGSVVGPHPFPKLVRDFQSVIGREAREQIRDRAGRLPDSVVACAGGGSNTMGAFHEFVPDEDVDLVAVEAGGSSLEIDEAAGLAPNSATLSTGTDGVLHGAMTKLLQQRDGQIVESHSVSAGLDYAGVGPELAHLVETGRVTPVTVDDEAALNGFHRLSNLEGIIPALESSHALGYLEEAHEELGDLVVVNVSGRGDKDLETVLEETENRDLAAAPDVEVFDQ, from the coding sequence ATGAGCACGAGCGAACGCAATCGAGAGCGCGATAGCGAGAGTACGTTCGGCGACTACGGCGGCCAGTACGTCCCCGAGGCACTGATGCCGGCGCTACAGGAACTCGAGGACGCGTACGAACGGTACGTCCTCGAGAACGAGGACGGATTTCTAGACGAGTTTCGCGAGCGGATACGGGACTTCGGCGGCCGACCGACCCCCCTGCAGCGGGCCGATCGGCTGAGCGATCGCTACGATCGGGAGATCTACCTCAAGCGCGAGGATCTCGTCCACGGTGGGGCACACAAGCTGAACAACGCGCTCGGGCAGGTCCTGCTCGCGAAGTACATGGGTAAAGAACGGGTCATCGCCGAGACCGGGGCCGGCCAGCACGGGACCGCGACGGCGATGGCCGCGGCCCACCTCGACGTGCCCTGCGAGATCTACATGGGCCGGACGGACATCAACCGCCAGCGGCCGAACGTCTACCGGATGCGGATGAACGGCGCCGAGGTGAACCCCGTTACCGCCGGCTCCGGCACGCTGAAGGAGGCGATCAACGAGACGATGCGCGACTGGGCGACGACCGTGGAGCGGACCCACTACGTGATCGGTTCGGTCGTCGGCCCGCACCCGTTTCCGAAGCTGGTTCGGGACTTCCAGTCGGTCATCGGCCGGGAGGCCCGCGAACAGATTCGGGACCGGGCGGGGCGTCTGCCCGACAGCGTCGTCGCCTGCGCGGGCGGCGGTTCGAACACGATGGGCGCGTTCCACGAGTTCGTTCCCGACGAGGACGTCGACCTCGTCGCCGTCGAAGCCGGCGGCTCCAGCCTCGAGATCGACGAGGCGGCGGGACTCGCGCCCAATTCCGCGACGCTCTCGACGGGAACGGACGGCGTGCTCCACGGCGCGATGACGAAGCTCCTGCAACAGCGGGACGGTCAGATCGTCGAGTCCCACAGCGTCAGCGCGGGGCTGGACTACGCCGGCGTGGGGCCCGAACTCGCTCACCTCGTCGAGACGGGGCGGGTGACGCCGGTTACCGTCGACGACGAGGCGGCGCTCAACGGATTCCACCGGCTCTCGAACCTCGAGGGAATCATTCCCGCTCTCGAGTCGAGTCACGCGCTGGGGTATTTGGAGGAGGCCCACGAAGAATTAGGCGACCTCGTCGTCGTCAACGTCTCCGGCCGCGGCGACAAGGACCTCGAGACGGTGCTCGAGGAGACCGAGAACCGAGACCTGGCGGCCGCGCCGGACGTGGAGGTGTTCGACCAGTGA
- the trpC gene encoding indole-3-glycerol phosphate synthase, whose protein sequence is MNSETEVAPAVASILAAARERSADGHDRVSVAARSLPDALDRAEADDRVPVIAEVKPTSPTADGTRDDDPVALAEAMVDGGAAAISVLTEPSHFGGSPEALSSVREAVDVPVLRKDFVLREDQLDVVAADLALLIARFVDDLAELVTAARDRGFQPLVEVHDRAELETAIEAGAEIIGVNNRDLAKLEVDLGTFESVSAHVPDGVTLIAESGISTPADVRRMREAGADALLVGSAIMDHGAEGDVAENTRRLTDAETNDDAETETQT, encoded by the coding sequence ATGAACTCTGAAACGGAGGTCGCGCCCGCCGTGGCGTCGATCCTCGCGGCCGCGCGGGAGCGATCGGCCGACGGTCACGATCGCGTCTCGGTCGCGGCGCGATCGCTCCCGGACGCGCTCGATCGGGCGGAAGCGGACGATCGCGTCCCGGTGATCGCGGAAGTGAAACCGACGAGTCCGACCGCCGACGGGACGCGCGACGACGATCCCGTCGCCCTGGCCGAGGCGATGGTCGACGGCGGAGCGGCGGCCATCTCGGTGCTGACCGAGCCCTCGCACTTCGGTGGCTCGCCCGAGGCGCTGTCCAGCGTTCGCGAGGCCGTGGACGTTCCGGTGCTCCGGAAGGACTTCGTGCTCCGGGAGGACCAACTGGACGTCGTCGCGGCCGATCTCGCCTTGCTCATCGCACGGTTCGTCGACGATCTCGCGGAACTCGTGACCGCGGCGCGCGATCGCGGCTTCCAGCCGCTCGTCGAGGTCCACGATCGGGCGGAACTCGAGACTGCGATCGAGGCGGGTGCCGAGATTATCGGCGTGAACAACCGCGACCTGGCGAAACTGGAGGTCGATCTCGGAACGTTCGAGTCGGTTTCGGCCCACGTTCCGGACGGCGTGACCCTGATCGCCGAAAGCGGCATCTCGACGCCCGCCGACGTCCGCCGGATGCGTGAGGCGGGTGCCGACGCGCTGCTCGTCGGCAGCGCGATCATGGACCACGGCGCGGAGGGCGACGTGGCCGAGAACACGCGCCGACTGACGGACGCGGAGACGAACGACGACGCAGAGACGGAGACCCAGACATGA